From the Leptolyngbya sp. O-77 genome, one window contains:
- a CDS encoding glycosyltransferase family 2 protein, with amino-acid sequence MHTHVTPMIGQLRSSQSSDFPKYSIVVPVYNEEANIPELYRRVSAVMDSLDGDAELILIDDGSGDRTLSMLRDLHQQDPRVRYLSFARNFGHQTAVTAGLHFARGEAVVTMDADLQDPPELILQLVEQWQQGYQVVYAQRTRRKKEGLLKRGLAYGFYRILRNLADVDIPTDTGDFCLMDRAVVNLLNRMPERNRYIRGLRAWVGFRQTAVLFDRDPRFAGEVKYTFRKSLALAINGLVSFSIIPLRLSTYMGMAAAAIALLMMGLVVYWRFFEPNSRLTGFATIAIAVFFLGAVQLICIGILGEYIGRIYEDVRGRPLYTLAEAGGFENLPNPQPLTPNP; translated from the coding sequence ATGCACACCCACGTCACGCCCATGATTGGACAGTTGAGATCGTCACAATCCAGCGATTTCCCCAAATACTCCATTGTGGTGCCTGTATACAACGAGGAGGCGAATATTCCAGAGCTATATCGCCGCGTCAGCGCAGTGATGGATTCGCTGGATGGAGACGCAGAGCTAATTCTGATTGATGACGGCAGTGGCGATCGCACGCTATCCATGCTGCGCGACCTGCATCAGCAAGACCCCCGCGTTCGCTATCTCAGCTTTGCGCGAAACTTTGGGCATCAGACAGCGGTGACAGCGGGGCTGCACTTTGCGCGGGGCGAGGCGGTGGTGACGATGGATGCCGATTTGCAAGACCCGCCGGAGCTGATCTTGCAACTGGTGGAGCAGTGGCAGCAGGGCTATCAGGTGGTCTACGCCCAGCGGACGCGCCGAAAAAAGGAAGGGCTGCTCAAGCGCGGGCTGGCCTACGGCTTCTACCGCATTTTGCGAAACCTGGCGGACGTGGACATTCCCACCGACACGGGCGACTTTTGCCTGATGGATCGGGCTGTGGTGAACCTGCTGAACCGAATGCCAGAGCGCAACCGCTACATTCGCGGCCTCCGCGCCTGGGTGGGCTTTCGGCAGACGGCGGTGCTGTTTGACCGCGACCCCCGCTTTGCGGGCGAGGTGAAGTATACCTTCCGCAAGTCGCTGGCGCTGGCGATCAACGGGCTGGTGTCGTTTTCGATTATTCCCCTGCGGCTCTCGACCTATATGGGCATGGCGGCAGCGGCGATCGCCCTGCTGATGATGGGGCTGGTGGTTTACTGGCGCTTTTTTGAACCCAACTCACGGCTGACGGGCTTTGCCACGATTGCGATCGCCGTCTTTTTTCTGGGCGCGGTGCAGCTCATCTGCATCGGCATCTTGGGCGAATACATCGGGCGCATCTACGAAGATGTGCGCGGCCGACCGCTCTACACGCTGGCCGAGGCAGGTGGCTTCGAGAATTTACCCAACCCCCAACCCCTAACCCCCAACCCCTAA
- a CDS encoding AI-2E family transporter, with protein sequence MSRLPRIFTIGLIFPVVFLNAWLLLLFAQWLQPLISTLIAATLISFLLDYPIRFLQQRGVRRSIAVGVVFLLFLIVLSVLLVFIVPLILRQSNELLTRLPDWLKSGQQQLKSLEAWAIEQQIPVDLSTTLNQQIERLTGVLRSLTTQVISLVFSAIGSIVNIFLTVVFTIFLVLRGEQLWAGILGWLPAPWGDRIRQSLPQNFERFIVGQATLATIMGLSQTAAMLILRIPLAELFGLGIGAASLIPFGGSTTLVIVSSLLALQNFWLGVKVLIVGAVIIQICENLIGPRIVGELTGLNPVWMLISLDIGLKVGGVLGLLVAVPIAGFIKATVDTVRTNRGNLLEALLASSAAPESQPADVAQ encoded by the coding sequence TTGAGTCGATTACCCCGCATTTTTACGATTGGGCTGATCTTTCCCGTCGTGTTTCTCAACGCCTGGCTGCTGCTGCTGTTTGCCCAATGGCTCCAGCCGCTGATCAGCACTCTGATTGCCGCCACGCTCATTTCTTTCTTGCTCGACTATCCCATCCGCTTTTTGCAGCAGCGCGGGGTGCGGCGGAGCATTGCCGTTGGAGTCGTGTTTCTGCTGTTCCTGATCGTGCTAAGCGTGCTGCTGGTGTTTATCGTGCCGCTGATCTTGCGCCAGTCGAACGAGCTGTTGACGCGCCTGCCGGACTGGCTGAAATCGGGACAGCAGCAGTTGAAATCGCTGGAAGCCTGGGCGATTGAGCAGCAGATTCCGGTAGACCTGAGTACGACGCTGAATCAGCAGATCGAGCGGTTGACGGGCGTGCTGCGATCGCTCACCACACAGGTCATCAGCCTCGTTTTTAGCGCCATCGGCAGCATTGTGAATATCTTCCTGACGGTGGTGTTTACCATCTTTCTGGTGCTGCGGGGCGAACAGCTTTGGGCGGGCATTTTGGGCTGGCTGCCCGCGCCGTGGGGCGATCGCATTCGACAATCGCTGCCGCAAAACTTCGAGCGCTTCATTGTGGGGCAGGCGACGCTAGCCACCATCATGGGCCTGTCGCAAACGGCGGCAATGCTGATTTTGCGAATTCCCCTGGCAGAACTGTTCGGGCTGGGCATCGGTGCGGCCAGCCTGATTCCCTTTGGCGGCAGCACGACGCTGGTCATCGTCAGTTCCCTGCTGGCGCTGCAAAACTTTTGGCTGGGTGTAAAAGTGCTGATCGTCGGCGCGGTGATTATCCAGATTTGCGAAAACCTGATCGGCCCGCGCATTGTGGGCGAATTAACGGGGCTGAACCCGGTGTGGATGCTGATTTCGCTGGATATCGGGCTAAAAGTGGGCGGCGTGTTGGGGTTGCTGGTGGCAGTGCCAATTGCAGGCTTTATCAAGGCAACGGTGGATACGGTTCGCACCAATCGGGGCAACCTGCTGGAGGCGCTGCTGGCTAGCTCGGCTGCGCCAGAAAGTCAGCCCGCAGATGTGGCCCAGTAG